From Aegilops tauschii subsp. strangulata cultivar AL8/78 chromosome 5, Aet v6.0, whole genome shotgun sequence:
CGACTAGCATAAGTACGAGTAAACGAGGGATGAACAGATCATACcctccggttggccaggccaacgcagcggcggcagcagcaacctcggcgtcgtccgtggccttcttcttagCGGCGGCATCGTCGGCCATGGTGTCGATGCAGAGGAAGTAGTGGAAGCAGTGGCGGACGGAATTGGGGACGGATCGGGAGCAGTCGTgtcgagacgctccccaaaaaccttattgccGTTCTCCCGGGCAGGATCTCGAACGACAGGGTTCCGGAGGCACCTGCTCTCCCGACCAACCGTGCACCCGGTCGTCGGGACGGGATCGCCGGAGGCAGCACAGAGTGAGGAACAGTAGATGACGGCTAGGTCACgcgagagggagtgagtgaaccgaACTAGGTTAGTTCACTGGCCAGAGCCTTCTTATATAGTCCGTAAGGAAGAAAGTCGTGGGCCTTGCGGAGGCCCACGGCCGAGTCGGCCCACTCCCGGCAAGGGAGTCGACGAATCCCGGCAAGGGTGTCGACGAATGCCAGCAAAGCAAGTCAGCCCACAGTCCAATGTCTCGGACAGTGGCCCACCTGTTAGCGACTCGTTAATTAATGCCCGATTAATTAATTCATTCCAGAGCGGCAAAAATAAGtttcggctcggctcattcccgcaacacGCGACGCGCGCGCGTCGACGAggcaaggcgggcggcggaggagatCCTAATGGTCGACaaccataaggacgatcagtgatctcccatgtcccgttagccaagatggaatccatctcactacggaccacatccttccagtagtcagcattcGGAGATGCATAAGCTTCTGAAATGGAGCTGGGAGTATCATCATCCATGAGGTACACgaggaaatcatcaccaaaggaatCGTCCATGATCCAACATAGACTATAGATGAAATAGCAAGCCAAGGGGTGCGTCTCGAAGAGAGATTAGTTAGTTGGAAAGATTAAGTAAAGCTCCGTAATCGTCCATGCATTGTAGGATTTTCGATAGTTGACGTGGGAGCTAATGTTGGGTTCGTCGTGCCATGATGCGTTTGGACCAAGTGACGATCTGCCAAGTGCAAGTCGTCGCTTGTTTGTGTTCCCCGGCTTACATGTACGATTTTGACGATACGTGGGAGCAAAACATGTTATACTGCATGTCGCAAACCTGCAGTTCAATTTGCTATTGGTTCCTGTTCGAAAGGCCTGTATGCACGAGTCATCTGCACGCGTTTCGTACGTACAACGACTAATCTAGCTAGAGGGAAATGTTCATGACCAACTGATTGTCGATCGAGCAAAGACTGTCTACAATATTTGAGGTACATGTGCTTATAACGCGGTTTGATACAAAGTAAGTGATGGAGTATATAAGACAATAACAGACACACGTAACCTGGCTACCTGGCTCACGAGCGCCCGTTCGGGCCAGCGAGCGCCCTCCTCAAAAGGAAAGTTTTACCGCACGCCACGTCAGGACAGTCTAGAAAATGAAAAACCTCCCGCGCCAGCTCTCACCTGCATTTATTAGGGGATCAAAAACTTTAAAAACTTGTAACTTTTGATTAGAATGTCAAAATTCAAATCCGTTTTCACCGGTGGGTTTCTCGCGACGAGTTCTTCAGAACTAGATCCCATATGAGTAGGTTTCGAAGAACTTTTTTTTCCAAGCAACTTTGTATGCTACAGAGGCAACTTTAGTGTTATAGAAAAGCAACTCCTTTTTCCTAGTATGACTACCTATCAACGGAGGATCCTTTTAAGTCGGTTACCATGACTATCAATTGACTAGTTTCACCTCTAAATCGCCTAACATAAAGACAACTCCAACGTGGATCACCAAAACGCCCCCAAATATCGGAATCGACCTCTCTAGACACTTTTAGCCATCCAATGAGTCCAACTACTATCAGGCATGTAAAAAAGGTTTGCTGCCCCATATGAGTTCCTTGCAGTAAAAAATAGCATGCATCCCCTATGCAAAagtaaaaaacatgcaacaacttTGCTATGATTTCAGGCAACTCTTACAAAATTTGAAGCAACTAGTGTCATGCATTAAAAGAGGGGTTGCTGCCCCATAAGCTCCTTGCAGTAACATCATGCAACCCttatgcaaaaaaaaaaagaaccaCAAAAACAACTAGTAGAGACAACATATATAGGTATGTTCCACCCGCTCCCCTCTACGGTCGCACCAAGGGATCCCACCCGAGGAGGGGAAAATCTCGACTCCCCCTCTATGACCCAAACTTAATTACATGTACTAAAACATTTAgatatttttcaaaaaaatgttcttgATAAAATATTTCTGTTAGTGAGGATTGGGCAACTGGATATATGGTTTTAGGCAAACTATTTGTTGATTGTGGGCAACTGGATACTTTGTTTTAGGCAATTGTATGGTTGACTGTGGGCAACTGGATACTTTTTTAGGGCAACTTTGGGTGTGAAGGAGGCAACTATCGTGCTATAGAGAAGCAACTTCTTCTCTTTGGCCTAGTAGGACTTCCTATTAGGTTTGTTGGCGTAAAAACAAGAAAAATCAGACAAAACATAATGCCCCTTTAGTGCTACATACAAAACAACTTCACTACACTATGTGTACCTGTGAATTTTACTAACATTATCCCAACTTGCCTATCATGCATGGTTGTTCATTTGCCTATTGTTTGATAGTTAGTTGCCTACAATTGATGTGCAGTTGCCTATAAATATTGTAAATTGCCTACCAATTGATGCCTAGTTTCTTACTATTGGTAATTAGTTGTCTATCATTGCTTCTCGGTTGCCTAACTTTGCAAAAATAGTTTCCTACAATATTGTGAAGTGGTTTACCATTGTTTTTCTAAGTTGCATGCAAACACTCTAAAAGTTGCCAAAATTGAGCACCAAGTTGCCTATCGTAGTTAGCAATAGCAGATACAAGAGTATCAATGGTAGATGAATTCATAGTATTATAGTCagtttagaatcaacaatatgcAACTTAGAAGTACTAGTGAGGAAGCTAGGAGAATATGCAACTTACAAGTACCTGTGAGGAAGTTAGGAGAATGTTAGAGAAAATTAATTAGGAGAAAGTGTAGTGAAGTTGCCTATTTTTTGCACTAAAGTTGTCTCTCGTAGAAAGAAAGTTGCTTATAAAGGTGATACGATGTTGTCTACCTCTGTTCAAGGTTATTCTCTATTACTAGTTAGTTGCTCATTGTTGGTACTTAGTTACTTTAAATTGGAGTGAAGTTGCTTCTGTTTAGCACTAAAGTTGTCTCATCTAGCGTCCAAGTTGCTTTCTGAAAGAAAGAAAAATCATCAAAACGTATTCATGTGGGTATAGTTTTGAAGAGCTCATCAGGATCTGGCTAGCCAACATCCGTGTGCTTAATAGCGTTGGGGGTAGACTCCCCTAGAAAAGGAAAACACACAGATCTCATACCACCCATCCCCACATAGTTCAAAATTTGAAATCATGATAGATGACTTAAATCCCACAAGAACTTTTCGATATTGTAGGCAACTTAGGTCCCTTGATGGACAACTTTCATAGTATTGTAAGAAATTGAGGATCACTCGTAGGCAACTTCATAGTGAAAGGGCAACCTGGTTTCTGCGGTAGACAACTTATAAGCCATGTTAGAGTTTCCACTCTACGGTAAGAAATTTTCACAGTATGATAGGCAACTAAACAATCCACAACTTATTTTCCAATGTATGCAACTTAGAAATCATGGTGACCCCCCTATTACACTGTTGCACACAACTAACTAGGTGGCTACTAGGCGAAGTTAGTTATACACACGGTGCAATTCATCTAGCAGCAGAGTTGCTCATGTTTAACACTAATGTTGCTTCATCTAGCATCAAAGTTGCTTtcgaaaaaaaatcatcaaaacatattcatatgagatctagttttgaagagctCGTCGCGAGGAACCCTGCAGTGAGAACGGTTCTGCGTTCTGACACTCGGTTTAAAAGTTGTAgctttttgaaaatttaaaacaTAATAAATAGACGACGTTGGCACATGCATGCGCTTTACACTACCCAGTGGATAACGCGTTTATTACAGACAGCAAACTAGTTTTGTCATCTAGCGCGTGTGCTCGCCGCGTCCATCCGGCGCAGCTGCACTGTGAAGTATTTAGGAAAAAACATCACAACAGACACCACCCAACAGTAGCCATGCATGAGCTCAGACAAGTTCCTCGCGGACGCCCTGGATGCAGTAACGCAAACAGTCCACGATGCTACTCGGGCATACCGACCTGTCAAGGGTCGGATTGCATTTGCTTCCATCCACAATGCTGTACTCGTGAGCCCGGCCATCCCAATCGCGCCCCTGGTAGATAGTATCAGCAGTGAGCGAGGGAAAAGCGGCGTCAGCTGATACGGAGATCGCACGGCTCATGCCCATGAACACGGCGCGCCCGTTGAAGCTCTTGGTCGGGACTAGGACCCCAGCTTCCAGATCCACTCTATAAACATTGTACTCCCTGTGAAACTCATCGTCCTTGAATCGTAGCGCCCGGTGCACCATCAACAGATCCCCGCCATTGTCTACGAGGTGAAGGCTATGCGCCATTGGGCAGAAGTGGAACAGCTCGCTCCAGTCAACGACCGTCTCGAGTCGTGGCGGCTGCTGGCCTTCTGAGCCCATCTTCAGCACCATGACCACCCCGCAGGGGACAGAGTAGACGCGGCCTCCGAAAGACAGAGTCGAACATATGTAATTTTTGTCGACCACGGTCCAGCTCTCGTCGCCGGGCTTAGCAACGGCGAGCACCATGGGACTGTAGAAGCTGACTGCCACCGACACCGTGGAGGCGTCGGCGACAAGGCCCACGCTAGACACCCTAAAACATCCTTTCATTCCTATCTCAAAGCCGAGGTGCCAAGCTCGATGATCCTCAGGGCTCAGAAGCGCGGTCATTGGCGGGAGATTGATAAGCTGGTGCGTGAGCGGGTTAAGCAAGCGAACCACCAGGGTTGGCTCGGCGAGCAGCAGGAGGAGGCCCTCGGGGGTGAGCGTGAGCAGCGTATGCTGGGCGAGCTGCGGGAGGTCCATTCGGATGCACTCGCCGGTGGACAAGTTGAGAAAGCGATGGCGACGGGGGCCGGCAGCGGCAGGTGCCTTGTCTAGCATGATCCACTGGCGGGGCAGGAAACGGACGTCCAAGCCGCTGGCGCGCGGGTCCGGCGAGCACCGCCGCCACGGTTGGCACACGGTGCGGAAGCGGATGTAGTCGGCCACGTCGCTGGCGAGGGCGAGCTCGGCGATCAGGCCGGCCGGCCCGTCCCCGAGGCCCGCCCAGTCTCTTGTCGCGCAGGTTCGTGGGAGATCGCCAGGGCGCCGCGGCCGGTTTGCGCGGCGCCTGCACGGGATCATGGTTCGGGAGTCCAACATCCGATCGGTTGCCGCCGTTTATTTGCGGGCCGGGTACATATGGAGAGTCGTGTTCGTATCATGTGCAGTATCACAGCGCCGTTCGTAAGGCttcaaccggcactaaagagtggagactaaaggcccccctctttactaccggttcggcacgaaccggcgctaaagtgccaccacgtggcacgagccaggcccagatgctggtagaccattagtaccggttggtagcaccaaccggtactaaatgtttggggaggttttggttttaatttttatttttccattaattccgtgtttttcatttaattcttttttgtttgctggtatattacgatactacatattgtacacgttatgcatatatataaatagattttctcgtagaaccgatcatatatatatataatcgaatgtctcacaaccatcattaattattcacacatacacatgtatatatatataatttcttcgacatgttgccttggtgccttcggagcacgatgacaagtggttcatgggggcggtagcgggtaatagtattctcctttgggatctatgacctggtcgagcaaaaatcccgctattttcTCTTGAAGTACTCGTATGCGCTCTGTTGGTAGGAGCTGGTCctgcacctctttgaactgttaagaaggagatcaatatgcatgtgtattagttgtgtgattagatatcgacaatcatgtaaaatttgtgaatagtgttctagcaaacgtacccagtcctgtctatcagatctgctcttttcggacgccatcatgtgaatgttctcgcaaacgtagtatgcacaaaCTTCAGTTCCCGgagcctgcttcagggcctttacgagaatagaatttaatcagataattattaatcaagcatgttaattaattaatggtattgaaacaagaattaaagagatggtagctagctagctagtactacttaattacttaccttgggtcgataccaacatagcttttgtcgccattttcctggagtcaccttgatgtactttgcccaagccctgcccgccggcaaataaaaattaataaaggggttattaaaaatagttcatatcaggaaatgacgaactaaataggccgagatatagttaataatgattgaaattacctgttgactatccccttcatGATGCTGTAGTCactttcttttttaagtagtgagtccagtacttcaacttttccttcgtcaactttaatgtctaacaagatccagtggaagctgcatgcgcatacgtttgcatgtataaattaagcgggcatgtgcataatactaatcaactataaccctaaaccctatacacttattaacatctagctagtaagcaaaaacagaatttgtagtacaagacagtgtgactcactcgaagttgtaaggaagtagtatatcttcattgctattgaggcgcttcaagaactctaccatgtttttctctacatcttgtctacaccattccaatttccatgtgtattcattaacgatatttgggttaatgaacccaatgccatagcgtccaacttttttcatttcatacatcttcatcctgcataataccacagagaagaatatatagtgaggatatataattacaggtaattaatgatcaagcaatgagcactagagctagcttgagacttaaattacagaaagaaatcacttacagacaatagcaactgacgatagatttgtcgagtgcatcttgattgaataactgaaatagttttGAATACTCAACGAacagagctttcttattgaagtaatgatcttccccgacttgcaccatgagggactctcgattggaaatcttggtaattttcatgtaccaatcatgcaattcatacattctcgttgggaggttcttgacctcctcgggctcgaccaaaggttggccccggacatatttccgttttatttcctcctctctaagcggagacatgggctcgatatcgaggagttgtccaacagtgatgtt
This genomic window contains:
- the LOC109746646 gene encoding uncharacterized protein yields the protein MIPCRRRANRPRRPGDLPRTCATRDWAGLGDGPAGLIAELALASDVADYIRFRTVCQPWRRCSPDPRASGLDVRFLPRQWIMLDKAPAAAGPRRHRFLNLSTGECIRMDLPQLAQHTLLTLTPEGLLLLLAEPTLVVRLLNPLTHQLINLPPMTALLSPEDHRAWHLGFEIGMKGCFRVSSVGLVADASTVSVAVSFYSPMVLAVAKPGDESWTVVDKNYICSTLSFGGRVYSVPCGVVMVLKMGSEGQQPPRLETVVDWSELFHFCPMAHSLHLVDNGGDLLMVHRALRFKDDEFHREYNVYRVDLEAGVLVPTKSFNGRAVFMGMSRAISVSADAAFPSLTADTIYQGRDWDGRAHEYSIVDGSKCNPTLDRSVCPSSIVDCLRYCIQGVREELV